DNA sequence from the Paenibacillus azoreducens genome:
CTATAAGCTAAGGCGGTGGGGAAATGATGAAATTCGAAATCAGCGATTGGGTCCAAGGGAAAACGGTAGATGGAGAGTTCATTCAGGGATACATTGAAACGACGGATGACCAGCGGGAGCTCGTGCGGGTACGCGTCGTGCAATCGGATCATGAAGCGGCGGTCGGCAAAGCCGTTACGGTGCACAGTTCCTGGCTGAAACAGCTTCCTCTCAACTCCCTGAATGACCGGAAAAATATTGAAAGCTTAATTGATCTTGCTCTAGCAACCTATGACGAAACATGGTTTAACGAATTGTCGGACCGGCTAAGCAGCCTGCAGCATGAAGGCAAAAGCAAACCTAAATCCCGTGTTCGCGGATCGCTGATCAATCGTTTGGGCTTGTACGAAAATAAATAAAAGAAGGGAAGCGCTGGAGCAAAATCCGGCGCTTCGTTTTTTTTAGCAGTATAGAATTTATAAGTTTTTTTGGGGGTCCCCGCAAAGTATTTGGAATAAGCATCGAAGCATAGGCTCCACTTTGTGGGGTTATTTTACCCATATAAATAATACGGCGGGAGACACGGTGCTGATTTTAAAGGATGCCAACCTTTCCGAATCGTATGTTATAATGTCATGTAAATTATTGACGGAATCTATCCCAAAATCAGTAGGCGGACATGCTGCCTCAACCGAAGAATATATCGGTACTAGGAATAACGCAGGCAACTCGAAATGAACTGGAGGAAAAACGATGGGGCTGGAGATTGAACGTAAATTTTTGCTGCCGGAGTACCCGGCCGATTTGATAAGGGAACATGAGATCCGGATCGAAAAGGAGCAGCTGATCGACCAGACATACCTGGCTATACACGGGGATCAGGAGCTAAGGGTCCGCAAAATCCAGGATTTGACGAGCAAGCAGGTAGAGTACACGCACACCTTCAAAAAGGGCCATGGCATCGCGCGTGAGGAAGTGGAGTATTCCATCTCCGAAGGACTTTATGAGCAAATGATCAATGCGCACCAAGCTGTGCCGCTTATTAAAAAGCGGACCACGGCGGTTTGGGGAGACAAAGTGATCGAAATCGACGATTACGAGCAGATACAGCTGTTGGTGCTGGAAGTGGAATTCGCTTCGGTCGAAGAGGCGGAAAACTTCAACGCCCCCGGGTGGTTCGGGAAAGATATCAGCTCGGAAAAGCAGTATAGCAATAAAAAAGTATGGCAGGAGCTTCAAGCACGGAAGGGGTAACAGAAATCGTGGGGCGGATCCGGGCGTCTTGCCGAGGTGTCTGGCAACCATAGAATCAAACCGAAATCCAAAACCCTCGCTTAGAGACGTTGATCCTCCCTTTGGATTTATTCGAAAATAGATAAAAAAGCAAAGCGCTGGAACGAAATCCCGCGTTTTGCTTTTTTTTTGAATTTGGGCGGTTGGCATTCAGACCCGCATAATGGCTTTTGCAATTTTGGCGGGGAAAGAGCGAAAATTGATTTGGCCTTGCCAAGACCGCCTCCGAAAAGATAGGTTATTGCACAGTTATATGCGTATTAGCGAAAAATATCCTCTAGGCAACGGAATTGTCTTAATAGAAAATAAGTGGGTTTCTTGCAGTTTTTTGTAGGGGAATGTCGGAAATACGTCATGGAAGATATGCAGAAATGCCGATGACAAAATACGGTTAATCCGCTATGATGGGCATTAAATCGAATATCTCAAATAGGTGCCAAATGATGGATGCGTTTTGGAATGGATTCATCGGTTGGTTAAAAGGGAAGCGGGTGCAAATCCCGCGCGGTCCCGCCGCTGTGTAAGAGGAGTCCTTGCAAAAAGACCACTGGGAAACCGGGAAGGTTGCAAGGGTGATGATGCTTGAGCCAGAATACCTGCCTATTTTGATGACGCCATGAACTCTACGAGCGATAGGGGGTGTTTATTAGTACATGCTTTGTGCCTTGTATAGCCGTGTATTCTCGTAAAGGGGCTGTCCAATAAGTCCCCAAAATAAAAAGTTGGACGGGAAAACGTCATGTTTTCCGTCCAACTTTTTTTGTTCTGTCGCTTTTGCAGGAAAGTGGCTGAGCGGATGCCCGCCACCTTCAGTAGATTGTGGGCCAAAGCCACAATCCCAAATTCGGTGTGAACCTTCTCCATCCCTCGCAAGGAGAAGCGACGGAACGAGCGATTGCCCTTGATGTGACCGAATACGCTTTCTACCTCGACTTTACGCCGAGCATAGATCGCAGATCTCTCGTCATCCTCAAGGGCTTTCTTGGCCTTTGCTTTTAACTCTTCCCAGATTGTATTCCAGTGTACCTGGCGGTTCCCCTTGGCCTTGGTGCAGCTTGCCTTGAGTGGACAATCACTGCAATCTTCACATTCATAAATCTTAAAGCTTTGCTCCAGGCCAGACGCGTTTTTCTTCATTTGGTATTTCTTAAAGCGAACGTACTGGCCATTCGGGCAAATAAATCGGTCATCTTGCTCTTCATACGTCCAATTGGAGGCATGTCGGATGTCCTTCTTGTAGCGACGCGCTTTCTCTTTCATATAACTGCCGTAAGGAATGAGAAAATCAAAACGAGGCTCTTTTTCTTCGCCCACCGCATACAAGTAATTTTCCTCGCTGCCATAGCCTGCATCGGCAATCACCGTTTTCGGCATCGGCAAAGCAGACGCAGCCAATCGCTCCATATGGGGGATGAAGCAACGTGTATCTGTAGGTCGCTGATGAAGGCTGTAAAACAAAATGAACTGGTTTTCTGTCGCTATTTGCACATTGTAACCCGGTTTCAGTTGACCATTCTTCATGTGGTCTTCCTTCATCCGCATAAACGTGGCATCTGGATCAGTTTTGGAGTAGCTGTTGCGATTGCCAAAGCAGGCTTTCTGCTGCTCATACTTGGCGAGCCGCGGAAGAAAGTCCTCCCAAATTTGTTTCAGTGGCTGCTTCAGGGCACTGCGCTCTTTGCGTAAGGCTTTTCTCGCTCCGCTGTCGTTTGCCTGAGCCATTTGTTCGGTGAAATCCTCCACTTTTTCTTCCAGTAGGGCGGCTGCTTCTTCGAGTCTTACAGGAAGTTCATCCGGGGCTGCCGCCGCGTATTCGTCGGCTTCTTGCTGTGTGAGCGTATGAATATGCGCAAGGGTCGCCTGTACCTTTTCCTTGAGCTTCTCTTCAAAGTGAAGGGTGGATTTTTTCCACACAAAAGAATACTTGTTAGCATCAGCTTCGATCTTCGTGCCGTCTAAAAAGTAGTTCTCCATCGTGATGTAATTGTCTGCGATGAGCTTTTGGATCATTGTTTCAAACAGCTCGTCCATAAATGCTTTCATACGCACGCCACGGAAGTCGTTCAAGGTACGGAAGTCGGGCTGTTGCATCGCCGCCAGCCACATCGCCGGGAGGTTCTCTTGCAGCAGCTTTTCAATGCCTCGGCAAGAGTAAACCTTTTGCGAGTAACCGTAAAGGATCACCTTGAGCATCATTTTGGGATGGTAGGGACTGCGGCCTCCGCCTGTGTAGTGGGCAAACAGTTGCTGATCTGGAATGGATTCGATCATTTCATCAATGACATGTGCCACATGGTGGTCAGGAATGAATAGTTCCAAATTCAGAATCATCTGAGCTTGCTTGTTATCGTACGGCTTGAAGGTAGGGGCAAGATTTCGTTTAGGTATCACTTTTTCTTCCACATCCTCTAGAGGAAGTGTCACTTGCATGGTATACTGTTCGGTAGTAGTCGTTAGATTACGCAAAAAAATCGCCCTTTCCTGAGTTGGTTGTGTGGTAACTTCCATTCTACAAGAATTGGCGTTTTTTTTGTTCCTTTTTTTAACATCCAACAAAAACGGGGCGTCCAGCATCAGCTTTTACTGACTTTCTGGACAGCCCCTTTTTGCGCTTGCGGCAGAGCTTTTTAAAATCATCGAATCAAAGAAATGGGAAGGGGTATAAACATGAGAAGATTTAAACCTGCAGCCTGGCTGGTCGTCATCAGCATGCTGTTTTCCTTGCTTTTCCCGGGACTTTCGGTGTCTTATGCCGATGGAAACGGGGGCCCAGCCGGATACGTTACGATTTCGGTAGAAAAATTCACCTTGGGCCAAGGATATGTTAGAGAGCCGTTAAAAGTACCTTTTTACGAAGGGGAAAATGGCGCGGCATTAATTGCCCAGTTTTTGGGCGAGGACAATTACGAAAACACCGGGAGTATACATGATTCATTTTATTTGGCAGCGGTTATGGATCATGACACCGGCGATGTGCGCATTCCGCAATACATTTTGGATCAAGCCGGATCGGTCGGTTCCAGGCAGGACGAAGACTGGCTTGGGCAATTCGATTATACCCCGATGTCCGGCTGGATGTATGCGGTCAACAATCAATTTCCCAATTATGGCCTATCCAATTATCATCCGCAAAACGGCGATGTGATCCGGACGCAGTTCACGGTATACGGTTATGGCGCGGATTTGGGCGGGGGCTTTGACGGTAACTATATTCAACCTGCGAACAAAGATGCGCTCACATCAAAAGTTGCGGAAATCAACAGCAGTCCGGACAAAGACGCGCTCCTCTCCAGGGCGGAAGCAAGGGCTGCTTATGACCGCGCATACGAGCTGCTGACGGATATGGAGAGCAGTCAGGAAGACATCGATGCGGCGTATGCCAACCTGGCAGGCGCTTTATCGGAAACGGAACAGCCGGCCCTGGATACGGAGCAGCCTGTCATTCAAGCCGAGGGCTTGCAGCAGGTACAGGAGGTAGCAAGTCCTGAGCTGAGCTTCAAAGTATCGGTAACGGATAACGCCGACCAAGGCATCATTCCGGAAGTAACGCTTAACGAAACGGTTTTGCCTGAAACGGGCGGAGAATACAAGGCTTCCCTGAGAGCTGGGGCAAACCGAATCCATATTGCCGCAACCGACAAGGCAGGGAACCGTGCGGAGCAGGATTATTCGGTTATCTATAAGGCAGCGGGCACTTCCCAATTAGCCAAAGAGCGTCTGGATAAAAGCCTGGAGTATATTTTTCGGACGGTAGAACATCCGACGTTTGGAACAGGTGGCGGGGAATGGTCCATTCTTGCTTTGGCGAGAGGCAACTACCCGGTTCCAAGCAGCTATTATAAGGAATATTACGATAATGTCGTCAGCGTGGTGCAAAGCAAACAGAATAACCTGGACCGGACAAAATGGACGGAACATTCCAGACTGGTTCTGGGCTTGACGGCCATTGGCAAAGATGTCACGGATGTAGGCGGTTACAGCCAGCTTGACAAGCTTGCGGATTACAACGCCGTGATCAAACAAGGGATTAACGGACCGATTTTTGCGCTGATCGCCTTTGACAGCAAAAATTATCAAATTCCCGTTATTGGCGGCGATAAAAAACAAACCACAAGAGAGAATCTGATTGATTTTATTTTGAACCTCGAGATCAAAAAGGGGACGGCTGACGCGGGCGGATGGGCGCTGTTCGGCTCGGCTGCCGACACCGACATTACGGCGATGGCCATCCAGGCGCTGGCTCCTTATTATTCAACCCGCGGCGATGTCCAAGCGGCGGTTGACCGGGCCGTAAATTGGCTTTCCAAGACGCAAAACGCGGAAGGCGCTTATACAAGCTGGGGAAGCATGAGCAGCGAAAGTCTGTCTCAAGTGGTTACCGCTTTAAGCAGCATCGGAATCGATGCCGATCAAGACCCGCGATTTATTAAAAACGGTAATTCCATACTTAGCGCCCTCTTGAGCTTCTCGGTTCCGGACGGCGGTTTCATGCATGTAAAACCAACAGGCTCGGAGGCTCCCAAAGTCGACGGCATGGCCACCGACCAGGGGACTTATGCCCTCGTAGCTTACGACCGCTTCATTAACCATAAAAACCGTCTGTATGACATGACGGATGTGGGGGATCAAACGCCGAATCCGGGAACGCCGGCGGAAAACCTTTCGGTTCCGGATGGTGCTCAAGACTATAAGCTGGCGGTTACAGCCGCAGATGCGAATAAAGAGTTCAATTTGGAAATTCCGGGAACTAAAGAAGGGAAAGTCGTCTTAAGTTTGCCGGCGAAAAGCGATCTGCCTTTGATCGCGGCTTTTAAGGGAAATGTATCCGTGACGATCCCCAAAGGCTCACAGGTTATAGCCGGGGACGCTTCCGCGTTGGAGGTGATCACGTCCTTAAATGCACAGAGGAAGGACCTAAGCGACAAGATTGCGGGAATCGTTCCGGATGGCTACAAGCTTGATGGCATTGACAAAGCCTTTACCATGGGCGGCCAATCCAAGATTGATCTTAACCGGTTTGTGACGCTGACGTTCAAAGGGTTGAAAGGGAAGTCTGCCGCTTATATTCAGGACGGGACGCCTCATGCGATTCAAAAGGTTGCCGACGCATCCGAAGGCGAAAATGGCAGCCTGACCGAATATGCATACGACAGCGGCAATGATCTTGTTGTCAAAACCAAGCATTTTACGGACTATATCGCGTATTCCGCAAGCAAGGCAAGCACGCCTGGCGGTAATCCCGGCGGCGGCGACGGAAACGGCAACGGGAATGGCAATGGTAACGGTAACGGTAACGGCAATGGTAATGGAGGGAACGGCCCGGGTCCGCAGCCGGGATCCTATGTAACCCTGTCCGTGGACAAGCTGACGATCAACAAGGGATATGTCGTCACGCCGACCCAAATCGAGTTGAAGTCCGGAGATACCGCATGGACGGTGCTGAAGCGGGTACTCGACGGCAAAGGGATCAGCTATGATTACGTATGGACGGAAAAATACGGAAGCGTATATGTGCAGTCGATTGCCGGCGACGGGGAGTTCGACCATGGCAGCGGCAGCGGCTGGATGTACAACGTCAACGGCGTTTACCCGGGATACGGGGCAACGAAATATATTCTAAAAAGCGGAGATCAGCTTCAGTGGCGGTATACAACGAATCTTGGCGAAGATTTGGGCGAGGATCTCAGCAAGTGGAATCCGGGAGGTACGGGACAGGGTACGGGCCAGGGAGGAGGAAGCGGCTCCGGTGCTCCGGTAGCTCCAGGCATCGTCCTGAACAAAGACGACAAAACACCTGTAATCCAGGTTCCGGCTAACATTCAATCGGATTACATCCTGAATATTACCAAGGCGCTTCAAAATACAAACAGCATCACCATCAGCATTCCGGATGTGAAAGCCAAAGTCATCCTGAATCTGGAGGATGTAAAAGACAACATCCCGATGATTGCGGCGGTCAAAGGAAATACCTCGCTTGTCATCGACAAGGGAACCCGGGTGAGGTCGGGAGACCGGAGAATTGAACTTTTTACCGCAAATACGGACGCCAAAGTCAAAGACCTCATTCAATTGGCCCTGACGGGGCAGGACAAGCTGGACGCGGTTAAAAACGCCTTTGTTGCCGGTAATGCGGCGGTTCCGGTTATTTTAGACAAGCCGGTTGCGATTGTGGTTAAAGGCGGCAAAGATCAGCGCGCAGGTTACATCGACAACGGCAAATTCGTGCCTGTTCAAATTTATGAGTCCGATGACCAGGGGGCGCAGGCCGTTAAAGGCAATGAGGTACAGGTTTATGCTTTTGTTAAAGGCAGCGATCTGTATATCAAAACAAACCGCCTGACGTCGTTTGCGACTTATACGGTTACGCAGGCGGCTGTGAAGCCGGAGGCTGGCTTGAAGGGGGTGTATGCCGATGCGTCGACGATCTCCGATTGGGCATACGAAGCGGTTATGGCAGGAACGCAGAAAGGATACATTCAGGGAAGCGGCGGCAAGTTTAATCCGAAGTCCAATGTTACCAGGGCGGAGTTCGCCAAAATTTTGGTAAGTGTTTTAGGATTGGATACGAAAAACGTGCAAGCGGCCGACTTTAAGGATGTTCGTCTCGATGACTGGTATTATCCATATGTTCAAGCGGCCAATGACGCCAAGGTGCTTACGGGGTACAATCATGAATTCCATCCGAACGAAAATATGACCCGCGAGGAAATGGCTGCGACCGCCGTCCGGGCTTTGGGCGTGCAGCCAGCCAAGCTGCCTTCGGCCATAAAGGATATGGAAAAAGCATCCGAATGGGCTCGTGCCGACATCGAAACGGCCGCCGCGTATGGATTGATGACAGGCACCGGAGACAGATTCCTTCCGAAGGGCACCGTGACCCGGGAAATGGCGGCCGTCGTTTCGGCAAGGGTCTATGAATTTAAAAACAA
Encoded proteins:
- a CDS encoding IS1182 family transposase — encoded protein: MLDVKKRNKKNANSCRMEVTTQPTQERAIFLRNLTTTTEQYTMQVTLPLEDVEEKVIPKRNLAPTFKPYDNKQAQMILNLELFIPDHHVAHVIDEMIESIPDQQLFAHYTGGGRSPYHPKMMLKVILYGYSQKVYSCRGIEKLLQENLPAMWLAAMQQPDFRTLNDFRGVRMKAFMDELFETMIQKLIADNYITMENYFLDGTKIEADANKYSFVWKKSTLHFEEKLKEKVQATLAHIHTLTQQEADEYAAAAPDELPVRLEEAAALLEEKVEDFTEQMAQANDSGARKALRKERSALKQPLKQIWEDFLPRLAKYEQQKACFGNRNSYSKTDPDATFMRMKEDHMKNGQLKPGYNVQIATENQFILFYSLHQRPTDTRCFIPHMERLAASALPMPKTVIADAGYGSEENYLYAVGEEKEPRFDFLIPYGSYMKEKARRYKKDIRHASNWTYEEQDDRFICPNGQYVRFKKYQMKKNASGLEQSFKIYECEDCSDCPLKASCTKAKGNRQVHWNTIWEELKAKAKKALEDDERSAIYARRKVEVESVFGHIKGNRSFRRFSLRGMEKVHTEFGIVALAHNLLKVAGIRSATFLQKRQNKKSWTENMTFSRPTFYFGDLLDSPFTRIHGYTRHKACTNKHPLSLVEFMASSK
- a CDS encoding S-layer homology domain-containing protein translates to MRRFKPAAWLVVISMLFSLLFPGLSVSYADGNGGPAGYVTISVEKFTLGQGYVREPLKVPFYEGENGAALIAQFLGEDNYENTGSIHDSFYLAAVMDHDTGDVRIPQYILDQAGSVGSRQDEDWLGQFDYTPMSGWMYAVNNQFPNYGLSNYHPQNGDVIRTQFTVYGYGADLGGGFDGNYIQPANKDALTSKVAEINSSPDKDALLSRAEARAAYDRAYELLTDMESSQEDIDAAYANLAGALSETEQPALDTEQPVIQAEGLQQVQEVASPELSFKVSVTDNADQGIIPEVTLNETVLPETGGEYKASLRAGANRIHIAATDKAGNRAEQDYSVIYKAAGTSQLAKERLDKSLEYIFRTVEHPTFGTGGGEWSILALARGNYPVPSSYYKEYYDNVVSVVQSKQNNLDRTKWTEHSRLVLGLTAIGKDVTDVGGYSQLDKLADYNAVIKQGINGPIFALIAFDSKNYQIPVIGGDKKQTTRENLIDFILNLEIKKGTADAGGWALFGSAADTDITAMAIQALAPYYSTRGDVQAAVDRAVNWLSKTQNAEGAYTSWGSMSSESLSQVVTALSSIGIDADQDPRFIKNGNSILSALLSFSVPDGGFMHVKPTGSEAPKVDGMATDQGTYALVAYDRFINHKNRLYDMTDVGDQTPNPGTPAENLSVPDGAQDYKLAVTAADANKEFNLEIPGTKEGKVVLSLPAKSDLPLIAAFKGNVSVTIPKGSQVIAGDASALEVITSLNAQRKDLSDKIAGIVPDGYKLDGIDKAFTMGGQSKIDLNRFVTLTFKGLKGKSAAYIQDGTPHAIQKVADASEGENGSLTEYAYDSGNDLVVKTKHFTDYIAYSASKASTPGGNPGGGDGNGNGNGNGNGNGNGNGNGGNGPGPQPGSYVTLSVDKLTINKGYVVTPTQIELKSGDTAWTVLKRVLDGKGISYDYVWTEKYGSVYVQSIAGDGEFDHGSGSGWMYNVNGVYPGYGATKYILKSGDQLQWRYTTNLGEDLGEDLSKWNPGGTGQGTGQGGGSGSGAPVAPGIVLNKDDKTPVIQVPANIQSDYILNITKALQNTNSITISIPDVKAKVILNLEDVKDNIPMIAAVKGNTSLVIDKGTRVRSGDRRIELFTANTDAKVKDLIQLALTGQDKLDAVKNAFVAGNAAVPVILDKPVAIVVKGGKDQRAGYIDNGKFVPVQIYESDDQGAQAVKGNEVQVYAFVKGSDLYIKTNRLTSFATYTVTQAAVKPEAGLKGVYADASTISDWAYEAVMAGTQKGYIQGSGGKFNPKSNVTRAEFAKILVSVLGLDTKNVQAADFKDVRLDDWYYPYVQAANDAKVLTGYNHEFHPNENMTREEMAATAVRALGVQPAKLPSAIKDMEKASEWARADIETAAAYGLMTGTGDRFLPKGTVTREMAAVVSARVYEFKNKNTSGNQANDQAKQQDKQQDKQSDKQQDKQSDKQTDKQPDKQANTKVKQQLKETAAFLQKSVADPTIASVGGDWTVLAMSRSGIPAPDAYFAKYYANVEKVLKEKSGKLHQVKYTEYDRVILALTALGKDVDHVAGYNLREPLADYDTVIKQGINGPIFALIALDSKHYDIPAVKNGKTQTTREMLIDFILKREIDGGGWALGENPTAADPDITAMAIQGLTPYYATNPQVKAAVDRGVTWLSKAQSADGGFASWKSANSESAAQVIVALTGLGINPDTDARFIKNGKSVVDALLGFAAPGGGFYHVKAGGADNGGAKPGEVDLMATDQAMYALVAFDRFANGQNRLYDMTDVK
- a CDS encoding CYTH domain-containing protein, which translates into the protein MGLEIERKFLLPEYPADLIREHEIRIEKEQLIDQTYLAIHGDQELRVRKIQDLTSKQVEYTHTFKKGHGIAREEVEYSISEGLYEQMINAHQAVPLIKKRTTAVWGDKVIEIDDYEQIQLLVLEVEFASVEEAENFNAPGWFGKDISSEKQYSNKKVWQELQARKG